The following are from one region of the Methyloversatilis discipulorum genome:
- a CDS encoding MAPEG family protein → MTIAELCILIACLLPIVCAWIAKQKGFGKPRREGGFDNHNPRQWLANLQGLPARAHAAQMNSFEALPIFIAGVLVAERMQAAQGTIDGLAMAFIAARVAYIGAYLADRANLRSLLWVLGLGCCIALFFIG, encoded by the coding sequence ATGACCATCGCGGAACTCTGCATCCTGATCGCCTGCCTGCTGCCCATCGTCTGCGCCTGGATCGCCAAGCAGAAGGGCTTCGGCAAACCGCGCCGCGAGGGCGGATTCGACAACCACAACCCGCGGCAGTGGCTGGCCAACCTGCAGGGCTTGCCGGCGCGGGCGCATGCGGCGCAGATGAACAGCTTCGAGGCGCTGCCCATTTTCATCGCCGGCGTGCTGGTCGCCGAGCGCATGCAGGCCGCGCAGGGCACGATAGACGGCCTGGCGATGGCCTTCATCGCCGCGCGGGTCGCCTATATCGGTGCCTATCTTGCCGATCGCGCGAACCTGCGTTCGCTGCTGTGGGTGCTCGGACTGGGCTGCTGCATCGCGCTGTTCTTCATCGGATAG
- a CDS encoding PEP-CTERM sorting domain-containing protein — MMKKLAVSAALAALAAAPLSASANTPISPVGPTVTVLTATPTLVGAGVGVSALGTGSLSFDASGNAVGLFPITGGFLDPDLSNAKIEHVGSGLRLSRSGVDVDLENFLIDTTLAQDTIFGQVTVGSTVLNDVPLFTLSGLNLFLSDTAGAALNSFLGIPNLAGAQLGFALTSPVAAVPEPETYAMMIAGLGAIAVMARRRQQALKV, encoded by the coding sequence ATGATGAAGAAGCTTGCAGTCTCCGCCGCGCTCGCGGCACTCGCCGCAGCACCGCTGTCCGCATCCGCCAACACTCCGATCTCGCCTGTCGGTCCCACCGTCACCGTACTGACCGCGACCCCCACGCTGGTCGGCGCCGGTGTCGGCGTCAGCGCGCTGGGCACCGGTTCGCTCAGTTTCGACGCCTCGGGCAATGCGGTCGGACTGTTCCCGATCACCGGCGGTTTCCTCGACCCGGATCTGTCCAACGCCAAGATCGAGCATGTCGGCAGCGGTCTGCGTCTGTCGCGCAGCGGCGTCGATGTCGATCTCGAGAACTTCCTGATCGACACCACGCTGGCGCAGGACACCATCTTCGGACAGGTGACGGTGGGCAGCACCGTGCTGAACGACGTTCCGCTGTTCACGCTGAGCGGCCTCAACCTGTTCCTGTCGGACACCGCCGGTGCCGCGCTGAACAGTTTCCTCGGCATTCCCAATCTCGCCGGTGCCCAGCTCGGCTTCGCGCTGACCAGCCCGGTCGCGGCCGTGCCCGAGCCCGAGACCTACGCGATGATGATCGCCGGCCTGGGCGCCATCGCGGTGATGGCGCGTCGCCGGCAGCAGGCACTGAAGGTCTGA
- a CDS encoding LamG-like jellyroll fold domain-containing protein, whose protein sequence is MSTLKLTVSALVSAGLLTLGGPAHALSSFGLAVLPDTQFYSRYATPAEGSQFSNRYGSEPYMAQTQWLAQHARALGIPFVVHLGDVVDQQDKPAQWGVADNAMKVLEQAGLPYSILAGNHDVTNGCGYNGSQSDCTDAQRNLANEPYLRWFPTTRAQQNATFGGRDASGFHEYHVFEAQGQRFMVLALSWRVSDAGFAWAREVMRANPTLPVIVTTHDALAIESDGKTAKQTPYSELLWERLIRDNDQIFMVINGHNHGAARTTRVNDFGNKVEQFVVDYQMAYQGGNGYMRVYELDLGANQIRALSFSPWVPQKPQNTLNQFDVAVLTDENNEFSIPMNFAERFRRFNPQFAAGQDNREEPLVETVRELILAEYDDIEPTVPVEPFDADDYARAQNTLAHWRFTGTPGTPVADGGRVEDLTGRNPLVRVPLERGALLADAKWSDDHHALSAAKGSVCFDANSNQGVRQSFFQTLQGAPLNDDMLRKGYTVEAIVKFSKDWTAANNQWMTVMSRFGTRGDLQGFLGGWKGSSTLQFAVSNLREFQWEPTIFTGGAAWVSCASENQTCSFPGTAQVRYGANGRFNTRTATGSIQCSNAVFGDPISGTAKSCAYLTENTYNSKTNWSGEIMLDTWQHVAIVNDPVSRDTTMYVAGAPVLRNVQAADGVAGFAGTPWLIGGHATAGGSANGFLGCINEVRITEGALTPEQWLTARKTRVSGTGGRQAITGTDGDDLIVGNAAADTITGKGGADTFVYRSLRDGMDTITDFVPGEDRLNLRGVLASVGYAGADALADGRVRVIDSAAGAVVQVDAGAGAFRNLVVLRGISAAQAAAAANFAY, encoded by the coding sequence ATGTCAACGTTGAAACTCACCGTGTCCGCGCTCGTCTCGGCCGGCCTGCTGACGCTGGGCGGGCCGGCCCATGCGCTGTCCAGCTTCGGCCTCGCCGTCCTGCCCGACACCCAGTTCTATTCCCGCTACGCGACACCCGCCGAGGGCAGCCAGTTCTCGAACCGCTACGGCAGCGAACCCTATATGGCGCAGACGCAATGGCTGGCGCAGCACGCGCGTGCGCTGGGCATTCCGTTCGTCGTGCATCTGGGCGACGTGGTTGACCAGCAGGACAAGCCGGCACAGTGGGGCGTGGCCGACAACGCGATGAAGGTGCTGGAGCAGGCCGGTCTGCCGTATTCCATCTTGGCCGGCAACCACGACGTGACCAATGGCTGCGGCTACAACGGCAGCCAGAGCGACTGCACCGACGCCCAGCGCAACCTGGCGAACGAGCCCTATCTGCGCTGGTTCCCGACCACCCGCGCGCAGCAGAACGCCACCTTCGGCGGTCGCGACGCGAGCGGCTTTCACGAGTACCACGTGTTCGAGGCGCAAGGTCAGCGCTTCATGGTGCTGGCGCTGTCGTGGCGCGTATCGGACGCCGGTTTCGCCTGGGCGCGCGAAGTGATGCGCGCCAACCCGACGTTGCCGGTCATCGTCACCACGCACGATGCGCTCGCCATCGAGAGCGACGGCAAGACCGCGAAGCAGACGCCCTACAGCGAACTGCTGTGGGAACGCCTGATCCGCGACAACGACCAGATCTTCATGGTGATCAACGGCCACAACCACGGCGCGGCCCGCACCACGCGCGTGAATGACTTCGGCAACAAGGTCGAGCAGTTCGTCGTCGATTACCAGATGGCCTATCAGGGCGGCAATGGCTACATGCGCGTGTACGAATTGGACCTCGGCGCCAACCAGATCAGGGCGCTGTCCTTCTCGCCCTGGGTACCGCAGAAGCCGCAGAACACGCTGAACCAGTTCGACGTCGCGGTGCTGACCGACGAGAACAACGAGTTCTCGATTCCGATGAATTTCGCCGAGCGCTTCCGCCGCTTCAACCCGCAGTTCGCGGCCGGTCAGGACAACCGCGAGGAGCCGTTGGTCGAGACCGTGCGCGAACTGATCCTGGCCGAGTACGACGACATCGAGCCGACCGTGCCGGTCGAGCCCTTCGACGCCGACGACTATGCCCGCGCCCAGAACACGCTGGCCCACTGGCGCTTCACCGGCACGCCGGGTACGCCGGTCGCGGACGGAGGCCGGGTCGAGGATCTGACCGGTCGTAACCCGCTGGTGCGTGTGCCGCTCGAACGCGGCGCGCTGCTGGCTGACGCGAAGTGGTCGGACGACCACCACGCGCTGTCTGCCGCCAAGGGCAGCGTGTGCTTCGACGCCAACTCGAACCAGGGCGTGCGCCAGAGCTTCTTCCAGACGCTGCAGGGCGCGCCGCTGAACGACGACATGCTGCGCAAGGGCTATACCGTCGAAGCCATCGTCAAGTTCTCGAAGGACTGGACCGCCGCCAATAACCAGTGGATGACCGTGATGTCGCGCTTCGGTACGCGCGGCGACCTGCAGGGTTTCCTCGGCGGCTGGAAGGGCTCGTCCACGCTGCAGTTCGCGGTGTCCAACCTGCGCGAATTCCAGTGGGAGCCCACCATCTTCACCGGCGGCGCCGCATGGGTGAGCTGCGCCAGCGAAAACCAGACCTGCTCCTTCCCGGGCACGGCGCAGGTGCGCTACGGCGCCAACGGCCGCTTCAACACCCGCACCGCCACCGGCAGCATCCAGTGCAGCAACGCGGTGTTCGGCGATCCGATCTCCGGCACCGCCAAGTCGTGCGCCTACCTGACCGAGAACACCTACAACTCGAAGACCAACTGGTCCGGCGAAATCATGCTGGATACCTGGCAGCACGTCGCCATCGTCAATGACCCGGTCAGCCGTGACACCACGATGTACGTGGCCGGTGCGCCGGTGCTGCGCAACGTGCAGGCGGCCGACGGTGTGGCGGGCTTTGCCGGCACGCCCTGGCTGATCGGCGGTCACGCCACGGCCGGCGGCAGCGCCAACGGCTTCCTCGGCTGCATCAACGAAGTGCGCATCACCGAAGGCGCGCTGACGCCGGAGCAGTGGCTCACCGCGCGCAAGACCCGCGTCAGCGGCACCGGCGGCCGCCAGGCCATCACTGGCACTGACGGCGACGACCTCATCGTCGGCAACGCCGCGGCTGACACCATCACCGGCAAGGGCGGCGCCGACACCTTCGTCTATCGCTCGCTGCGCGACGGCATGGACACCATCACCGACTTCGTGCCGGGCGAGGACAGGCTGAACCTGCGCGGCGTGCTCGCTTCGGTCGGCTACGCCGGTGCCGACGCGCTGGCCGATGGCCGGGTGCGCG